One window of the Archangium primigenium genome contains the following:
- a CDS encoding AHH domain-containing protein, which yields MTGARLRLSGGWFLLVLFLQAACATGGMRVSHRHDSAPRESVTLTPNGDFAPVQVSDAEFREAFTQLLLEVPLRVAPRPPQPRSGRLVRASWPPRGAGDSSVEGGYARLCERRGAPGDCFWLLRDGPHDTTLSHPDRFALALGLALAPAVDAATGVLRDASEHALTMLLTGLSLYLVVLMAPEPISKGLATAMTLWLWGYLGSELWDLLSATQGLWDEAEAARTFLELRDASERYAKVLGPNTLRVLILLATWKAGAKGKEAMTGSTLPGFPQAVQNAARAGHVVLPVAASDATSVSVAGGGLTLTLPASSSAVLSMLEEGDIHHIATVENGKSPARGGPWTPKLQELFDKAGMSMEEPANKVRIRGHKGPHPREYHERVFRQLRDAVRRCKTPAQCREALTHELKNLADELAEAGSELNRLVTRNQ from the coding sequence CTTCCTTCAGGCCGCCTGTGCCACCGGCGGCATGCGGGTGAGCCACCGCCACGACTCTGCCCCCAGGGAGTCCGTCACACTCACGCCCAACGGCGACTTCGCGCCCGTGCAGGTCTCGGATGCGGAGTTTCGCGAGGCCTTCACCCAGCTGTTGCTGGAAGTCCCTCTCCGGGTGGCCCCCCGCCCGCCCCAGCCGCGCTCCGGCCGCCTGGTGCGGGCCTCCTGGCCTCCGCGTGGCGCGGGGGACTCCAGCGTCGAAGGTGGCTACGCGCGCCTGTGCGAGCGGCGCGGCGCTCCGGGGGACTGCTTCTGGCTCCTGAGGGACGGACCCCACGACACCACCCTCAGCCACCCTGACAGGTTCGCGTTGGCCCTCGGCCTCGCGCTCGCTCCCGCGGTGGATGCGGCCACGGGCGTCCTCCGGGACGCCTCCGAGCACGCCCTGACGATGCTCCTCACGGGCCTGTCCCTGTACCTCGTGGTGCTCATGGCGCCGGAGCCCATCTCCAAGGGCCTCGCCACCGCGATGACCCTCTGGCTCTGGGGCTATCTGGGCAGCGAACTCTGGGACTTGCTCTCCGCCACCCAGGGCCTCTGGGACGAGGCGGAGGCCGCCAGGACCTTCCTCGAACTGCGCGACGCGAGCGAGCGGTACGCCAAGGTACTCGGACCCAACACGCTGCGTGTCCTCATCCTCCTGGCCACCTGGAAAGCGGGCGCCAAGGGCAAGGAGGCCATGACAGGGAGCACGCTGCCGGGCTTTCCCCAGGCGGTGCAGAATGCCGCCCGTGCGGGCCACGTCGTCCTGCCCGTAGCGGCCTCCGATGCGACGTCGGTGTCCGTGGCGGGGGGCGGACTGACGCTCACCCTTCCCGCCAGCTCGAGTGCCGTCCTCTCCATGCTGGAGGAAGGCGACATCCACCACATCGCCACCGTGGAGAACGGGAAGTCCCCCGCGCGGGGCGGGCCGTGGACGCCAAAGCTCCAAGAGCTCTTCGACAAGGCGGGCATGTCGATGGAGGAGCCAGCCAACAAGGTCCGCATTCGCGGACACAAGGGGCCCCACCCCAGGGAGTATCATGAGCGCGTCTTTCGGCAGCTCCGGGATGCGGTCAGGCGGTGCAAGACCCCCGCCCAGTGCCGGGAGGCGCTGACCCATGAGTTGAAGAACCTGGCCGATGAACTCGCGGAGGCAGGCTCCGAACTCAACAGGCTGGTCACCCGGAACCAGTGA
- a CDS encoding imm11 family protein produces MARRYFELTEDMIHPERWVLGDALDAQGLEVGERLYLNEAATRFDGLLRVPLLHPGSPLDFSLANGGDFPVVTQAVASALAERTSGDVQLYPAEVDLRSEPYFLVNVARLVKCIDDAACTEVRYWKPEHGRPDKVGQYRAVHGMRIDPAKVGEAKVFRPWGYPAALLVAEDVKEALERTGASGLEFREVTGPSPLSEEERAYKRKCRELLEPPPAARRAAWQSLGTLDDLAVAPRAIRDDWPGHRQNWGVIHREEGRTLLVSEGLSDPFISKLEPSVGFGLELALETDEAEVPLDDIEGSWPYTLLERVSKEVVVHEHVRERAKVGLLMLEVAGDGMPPALVSKEGRVGMLLGMESRTLPRHFPTPFGDVRLVTVKALLPAELEYVSRHSREGTAELARRFAQAGEEHVSRANRRPVV; encoded by the coding sequence ATGGCACGACGGTACTTTGAGCTGACCGAGGACATGATCCATCCGGAGCGTTGGGTGCTGGGCGACGCGCTCGACGCTCAAGGACTGGAGGTGGGTGAGCGGCTGTACCTGAACGAGGCCGCCACTCGTTTCGACGGTCTCCTGCGCGTTCCCCTTCTCCATCCTGGAAGCCCGCTCGACTTCTCATTGGCGAACGGCGGGGATTTCCCCGTGGTCACGCAAGCGGTCGCCAGCGCGCTTGCCGAACGGACTTCGGGCGACGTCCAGCTCTACCCCGCCGAAGTGGACTTGCGGTCAGAGCCTTACTTCCTGGTCAACGTCGCGCGCCTCGTGAAGTGCATCGACGACGCGGCCTGCACCGAGGTGCGGTACTGGAAACCAGAGCATGGACGGCCCGACAAGGTCGGGCAGTACCGCGCGGTCCACGGCATGCGCATCGACCCCGCCAAGGTCGGTGAGGCCAAGGTCTTCCGGCCCTGGGGATATCCAGCGGCCCTTCTCGTCGCCGAGGACGTGAAGGAGGCGCTCGAGCGCACTGGCGCCTCGGGCCTGGAGTTCAGGGAGGTCACCGGGCCCAGCCCCCTCAGCGAAGAGGAGCGCGCCTACAAGCGCAAGTGCCGCGAGCTTCTGGAGCCGCCCCCAGCCGCCAGACGCGCGGCATGGCAATCACTCGGCACGCTGGATGACCTGGCCGTTGCCCCCAGGGCCATCCGCGACGACTGGCCGGGCCATCGCCAGAACTGGGGCGTCATCCATCGCGAGGAGGGACGCACCCTCCTCGTCTCCGAGGGCCTCTCGGACCCCTTCATCTCCAAGCTGGAGCCCTCGGTGGGCTTTGGCCTGGAGCTCGCCCTGGAGACAGACGAAGCGGAGGTGCCTCTCGACGACATCGAGGGGAGCTGGCCCTACACGCTGTTGGAGAGGGTCTCAAAGGAAGTCGTGGTCCACGAGCACGTGCGCGAGAGGGCCAAGGTGGGCCTGCTCATGCTGGAGGTCGCGGGCGACGGCATGCCCCCGGCACTGGTCAGCAAGGAGGGCCGCGTGGGCATGTTGCTCGGCATGGAGTCGCGAACACTGCCCAGGCACTTCCCCACCCCCTTCGGAGACGTGCGGCTCGTCACCGTCAAGGCCCTGCTCCCCGCGGAATTGGAGTACGTGTCAAGGCACTCCAGAGAGGGGACAGCGGAGCTGGCGCGGCGCTTCGCACAAGCCGGTGAGGAGCACGTCTCCCGCGCCAACCGGCGGCCCGTGGTGTAG
- a CDS encoding EamA family transporter, producing MSAVRKGADAFALQVMTALCLVWGVQQVVIKVAAPDIAPLVQAFGRSGIAAVLVGLLMTLRGGWEGLKGTVPAGLLAGLLFALEFLMLAKGLQYSTASHMAVFLYTAPIFSALGLHVLLPSERLRRLQWGGIGLCFAGIALAFGGGLNLEALDSRMLLGDALGVLAGMAWGFTTVVVRTTRLSEAPPALTLFYQLAVATLLLGVVAGVMGEFGRVHLTPRAVGSVLFQGVVVSFITYTLWFWMLRRYLASNLAVLSFMTPLFGVTLGVVLLSEPLTPQFVGGAVLVLLGITLVSGEPWIRRVLLRSGV from the coding sequence GTGAGCGCGGTGCGCAAGGGAGCGGATGCCTTCGCCCTGCAGGTGATGACCGCGCTGTGCCTTGTGTGGGGCGTGCAGCAGGTGGTGATCAAGGTGGCGGCGCCGGACATCGCGCCCCTCGTGCAGGCGTTTGGCCGCTCGGGCATCGCCGCCGTGCTGGTGGGCCTGCTGATGACGCTGCGGGGCGGGTGGGAAGGGCTGAAGGGAACGGTGCCCGCGGGCCTGCTGGCGGGGCTCCTGTTCGCCCTGGAGTTCCTGATGCTGGCCAAGGGGCTCCAGTACAGCACCGCCTCGCACATGGCGGTGTTCCTCTACACGGCGCCCATCTTCTCCGCGCTGGGCCTGCACGTGCTCCTGCCCAGTGAGCGCCTGCGGCGGCTGCAGTGGGGGGGCATTGGCCTGTGCTTCGCGGGGATCGCCCTGGCCTTCGGGGGGGGCCTGAACCTCGAGGCCCTGGACTCCCGGATGCTGCTCGGGGATGCGCTGGGGGTGCTGGCGGGCATGGCCTGGGGCTTCACCACGGTGGTGGTGCGGACCACCCGCCTGTCCGAGGCGCCCCCCGCGCTGACGCTGTTCTACCAATTGGCCGTGGCCACGCTGCTCTTGGGCGTGGTGGCCGGGGTGATGGGGGAGTTCGGCCGCGTGCACCTGACGCCCCGGGCGGTGGGCAGCGTGCTGTTCCAGGGCGTGGTGGTGTCGTTCATCACGTACACCCTTTGGTTCTGGATGCTGCGCCGCTACCTGGCGTCCAACCTGGCGGTGCTGTCCTTCATGACGCCGCTGTTCGGCGTCACCCTGGGCGTGGTGCTGCTGTCCGAGCCGCTGACGCCCCAGTTCGTGGGGGGCGCCGTGCTGGTGCTGCTCGGCATCACCCTGGTGAGCGGCGAGCCGTGGATCCGCCGGGTGTTGCTCCGTTCTGGCGTTTGA
- a CDS encoding SLATT domain-containing protein translates to MATSSAPKPSENLQPLKLSSVRQPHQDEDLQVLYDEVMAKLEETIGWYDRRKSHNKRWASRLRGTAIVLAGVASVVPIAVSMLAPVLQPQRWVPVASILAAFSAGCVGLDRLFGFSVSWMRYVTALLELQAQRELLQFNWSRRALEARLGGGTQSERLAAGIQLLYATRLAINQVLKDETQEWVARFSGALQDLEKSAVAQRGALGELGQGLNATQGALRVQIAGFDTLETPECEVQFGDGPSETHTGPTKAFAHLSPGQYVLRVKARRGGRPVSVEEIVTVLPGETSTVTLTLT, encoded by the coding sequence ATGGCGACCTCCTCGGCCCCCAAACCATCCGAAAACCTCCAGCCGCTCAAGCTGTCCTCGGTCCGTCAGCCGCATCAGGACGAGGATCTCCAGGTGCTCTACGACGAGGTCATGGCGAAGCTGGAGGAGACCATCGGCTGGTACGACCGGCGCAAGAGTCACAACAAGCGCTGGGCGTCCAGGCTCCGGGGCACGGCCATCGTGCTGGCGGGGGTCGCCTCCGTGGTCCCCATCGCCGTGTCCATGCTCGCCCCCGTCTTGCAGCCCCAGCGCTGGGTGCCCGTCGCCTCCATCCTCGCGGCGTTCAGCGCGGGCTGTGTCGGCCTCGATCGGCTCTTCGGCTTCTCGGTCAGCTGGATGCGCTACGTCACCGCCCTGCTGGAGCTGCAGGCCCAGCGCGAGCTGCTCCAGTTCAACTGGAGCCGCCGCGCGCTCGAGGCCCGGCTGGGCGGCGGCACCCAGAGCGAGCGGCTCGCCGCGGGCATCCAACTGCTCTACGCCACGCGCCTCGCGATCAACCAGGTGCTCAAGGACGAGACGCAGGAGTGGGTGGCGCGCTTCTCGGGGGCCTTGCAGGACCTGGAGAAGTCCGCCGTGGCCCAGCGCGGTGCGCTCGGGGAGCTCGGCCAGGGCCTCAACGCCACCCAGGGCGCGCTCCGGGTGCAGATCGCCGGGTTCGACACCCTGGAGACGCCCGAGTGCGAAGTGCAGTTCGGCGATGGCCCCAGCGAGACCCATACCGGCCCCACCAAGGCGTTCGCGCACCTGTCACCCGGCCAGTACGTGCTGCGCGTGAAGGCCCGGCGGGGCGGCCGGCCCGTGTCCGTCGAGGAGATCGTGACCGTGCTGCCCGGCGAGACGAGCACCGTGACGCTCACACTCACCTGA